Proteins encoded within one genomic window of Acinetobacter sp. YWS30-1:
- a CDS encoding flavin-containing monooxygenase — protein sequence MEKQVDILIVGAGISGIGLAAHLSKHSPQRSFEIIERRESFGGTWDLFKYPGIRSDSDMSTFGFNFKPWKKESVLASGSAIKNYLAEVVQEFNLSSKIHFQHRVVSANYDSATRKWSVVAENAQGKKQTWIANFVLGCTGYYNYDQGFQPEFPHQEAFKGTFIHPQHWPENLDYSGKKVVIIGSGATAITLVPAMVKGGAGHVTMLQRSPTYIASVPSIDMIYSKMRKLLPEDVAYKLTRARNIGMQRGIYALAQKQPKLLKTLLLKSVQFQLKGKVDMKHFTPNYEPWDQRLCVVPDGDLFKILREGHASVETDHIEKFTETGIQLKSGKYLDADIIVSATGLNIQILGGIQATMDGKPLDTSKHMLYQGVMLSDVPNMALIIGYINASWTLKVDIAAEYICRLLNYMDQHGYDEVIPEGDATELLEDTVMGSLTSGYIARAADVMPKQGKHAPWKVSNNYLADRKELKTASFEDGVLKFKSKSSAVPAKPRLVS from the coding sequence ATGGAAAAGCAAGTTGATATTTTAATTGTAGGCGCGGGGATCTCGGGAATTGGTCTGGCGGCCCATCTTTCTAAACATAGTCCTCAACGCTCATTCGAAATTATTGAACGTCGCGAAAGCTTTGGCGGTACGTGGGACCTGTTTAAATATCCTGGTATCCGTTCAGATTCGGACATGTCGACTTTTGGCTTCAACTTTAAGCCTTGGAAAAAAGAAAGTGTATTGGCTTCTGGCTCGGCAATTAAAAATTATCTTGCAGAAGTGGTTCAGGAATTTAACTTGAGCTCAAAAATTCATTTTCAACATCGCGTCGTTAGTGCCAATTATGATTCAGCGACACGTAAATGGTCAGTCGTAGCTGAAAACGCTCAGGGCAAAAAGCAGACCTGGATCGCTAACTTTGTTCTTGGCTGTACGGGTTACTACAATTATGATCAAGGCTTCCAGCCGGAATTCCCGCATCAGGAAGCATTCAAAGGTACATTTATTCACCCGCAGCATTGGCCTGAAAATCTGGACTATAGCGGAAAAAAAGTAGTGATTATTGGCAGTGGTGCGACAGCAATAACATTAGTTCCAGCCATGGTGAAAGGCGGTGCAGGGCATGTGACCATGTTACAACGCTCTCCCACCTATATCGCCTCAGTTCCTTCGATCGACATGATTTACTCAAAAATGCGTAAATTATTGCCAGAAGATGTGGCTTATAAGCTGACCCGTGCGCGTAATATTGGCATGCAGCGTGGTATCTATGCACTCGCACAAAAACAGCCAAAACTACTGAAAACCTTATTATTGAAATCTGTACAGTTTCAGTTGAAAGGGAAAGTGGATATGAAACACTTTACCCCGAATTATGAACCTTGGGATCAGCGCCTATGTGTAGTGCCAGATGGGGATTTATTCAAAATCCTGCGTGAAGGTCATGCATCTGTAGAAACAGATCATATCGAGAAATTTACTGAAACTGGGATTCAGCTGAAATCAGGTAAATATCTGGATGCGGATATTATTGTGTCTGCTACTGGTTTAAATATTCAGATTCTGGGTGGTATTCAGGCCACGATGGATGGCAAGCCTTTGGATACGTCGAAGCATATGCTGTATCAAGGGGTCATGCTCAGTGATGTGCCAAATATGGCGCTGATTATTGGTTATATCAATGCTTCCTGGACCTTGAAAGTGGATATTGCCGCAGAATATATCTGCCGTCTGCTCAATTATATGGATCAGCATGGTTATGATGAAGTGATTCCAGAAGGGGATGCTACGGAATTACTTGAAGATACGGTGATGGGTAGTTTAACTTCAGGCTATATTGCCCGTGCCGCAGATGTGATGCCGAAACAGGGTAAGCATGCACCTTGGAAAGTATCCAATAATTATCTGGCAGACCGTAAAGAGCTTAAAACGGCATCTTTTGAAGATGGAGTATTGAAATTCAAATCGAAATCCAGTGCTGTGCCAGCCAAGCCAAGATTGGTGTCTTAA
- the rplQ gene encoding 50S ribosomal protein L17 — translation MRHRNSGVKLGRTSSHRKAMFQNMANSLFEHELIKTTVPKAKELRRVAEPLITLAKVDTVANRRLAFARTRSAATVGKLFTVLGPRYKERNGGYLRVLKAGFRAGDAAPMAYVELVDREVN, via the coding sequence ATGCGTCATCGTAATAGTGGTGTGAAATTAGGCCGTACAAGCAGTCATCGTAAAGCGATGTTCCAAAACATGGCTAACTCTTTGTTCGAGCACGAGTTGATCAAAACAACTGTGCCTAAAGCAAAAGAATTACGTCGTGTTGCTGAGCCTTTAATCACTTTAGCTAAAGTCGATACAGTAGCAAACCGTCGTTTGGCGTTTGCTCGTACTCGTTCAGCTGCAACTGTTGGTAAATTATTTACCGTTCTTGGCCCTCGTTACAAAGAGCGTAACGGCGGTTATCTACGTGTTCTTAAAGCGGGCTTCCGTGCAGGTGATGCTGCACCGATGGCTTACGTTGAGCTAGTAGATCGCGAAGTCAACTAA
- a CDS encoding DNA-directed RNA polymerase subunit alpha, translating to MTRTANEFLTPQAIKVEAASGTSAKVILEPLERGFGHTLGNALRRILLSSLPGAAVVEVEIEGVEHEYSTLEGLQQDIVELLLNLKGLSIKLFDQNEAYLTLEKQGPGDVTAADLRLPHNVEVVNPEHLIGTLSASGNLKMRLKVAQGRGYETSDSRFPEGETRPVGRLQLDASYSPIKRVSYTVENARVEQRTDLDKLVIDLETNGTVDPEEAIRKAATILQQQIAIFVDLQKDQAPVAQEPREEVDPILLRPVDDLELTVRSANCLKAENIYYIGDLVQRTEVELLKTPNLGKKSLTEIKDVLASKGLQLGMRLENWPPASLRMDDRFAYRSR from the coding sequence ATGACGCGTACTGCAAATGAGTTTCTAACTCCGCAAGCGATCAAGGTCGAAGCGGCAAGCGGGACCTCGGCAAAAGTTATTCTAGAACCCTTAGAGCGTGGCTTTGGTCATACTCTGGGCAATGCTTTACGTCGCATCCTTCTTTCTTCTTTACCTGGCGCTGCTGTGGTAGAAGTTGAGATTGAAGGTGTTGAGCACGAGTACAGTACTTTGGAAGGCTTGCAGCAGGACATCGTCGAGCTCTTGCTGAACCTAAAAGGATTGTCTATTAAGCTGTTCGATCAAAATGAAGCTTATTTAACATTAGAGAAACAAGGTCCAGGCGACGTAACTGCGGCTGACCTTCGTTTACCTCATAATGTTGAAGTGGTTAACCCTGAACACTTGATCGGCACGTTAAGTGCATCAGGCAATCTTAAGATGCGCCTGAAAGTGGCTCAAGGCCGTGGCTATGAGACTTCTGACTCACGTTTCCCAGAAGGCGAGACTCGCCCAGTGGGTCGTTTACAGTTAGATGCATCTTACAGCCCGATCAAACGTGTGTCTTACACAGTGGAAAACGCTCGTGTAGAACAACGTACTGACCTTGATAAACTGGTCATTGATCTTGAAACCAACGGTACAGTTGATCCTGAAGAAGCAATCCGCAAAGCGGCAACAATCTTGCAACAACAAATTGCAATCTTTGTTGATCTTCAGAAAGATCAAGCTCCTGTGGCTCAAGAACCTCGTGAAGAAGTTGATCCAATTTTGCTTCGTCCAGTAGATGATCTAGAGCTAACTGTTCGTTCTGCTAACTGTTTGAAAGCAGAAAACATTTACTACATTGGTGATCTTGTACAGCGTACTGAGGTTGAGTTACTTAAAACTCCTAACCTTGGTAAAAAATCGCTTACTGAGATCAAAGATGTTCTGGCTTCCAAAGGCTTACAACTCGGCATGCGTTTAGAGAACTGGCCACCAGCTAGTCTCCGTATGGACGATCGTTTCGCCTATCGTAGCCGTTAA
- the rpsD gene encoding 30S ribosomal protein S4, whose protein sequence is MARYIGPKCKLSRREGTDLQLKSGVKPFDVKTKKHAKAPGQHGGARGGKQSEYSLQLREKQKVRRMYGVLERQFSNYYKEAARVKGATGENLLKLLESRLDNVVYRMGFGSTRAEARQLVSHRSITLNGRRVNIASIQVKAGDVIAVHEGAKQQLRIKNAIELAAQRGIPSWMEVDHSKLEGTFKAAPDRSDLPAEINESLIVELYSK, encoded by the coding sequence ATGGCTCGTTATATTGGTCCAAAATGCAAACTCTCTCGCCGCGAAGGGACAGACCTGCAATTAAAATCTGGCGTTAAACCATTTGACGTCAAAACTAAAAAACACGCTAAAGCTCCTGGTCAACATGGTGGAGCTCGTGGCGGTAAACAATCTGAGTACTCACTACAATTACGTGAAAAACAAAAAGTACGTCGTATGTACGGTGTTTTAGAGCGTCAATTTAGTAACTACTACAAAGAAGCTGCTCGTGTTAAAGGCGCAACTGGTGAAAACCTGTTGAAATTGCTCGAAAGCCGTCTTGATAACGTTGTTTATCGCATGGGTTTTGGTTCTACACGTGCAGAAGCTCGTCAGTTAGTATCTCACCGTTCAATCACTTTAAATGGCCGCCGCGTTAACATCGCGTCTATCCAAGTTAAAGCTGGTGACGTGATTGCAGTTCACGAAGGCGCTAAACAACAATTACGTATCAAAAACGCAATTGAATTAGCTGCTCAACGTGGCATTCCTTCTTGGATGGAAGTAGATCATTCTAAACTAGAAGGTACGTTCAAAGCTGCACCGGATCGTTCTGATTTACCTGCTGAAATCAACGAAAGCTTGATTGTAGAATTGTATTCTAAATAA
- the rpsK gene encoding 30S ribosomal protein S11 translates to MAKDTRTRKKVTRTVSEGVAHIHASFNNTIVTITDRQGNALAWATSGGQGFRGSRKSTPFAAQVAAEVAGKAALDYGLKNLDVLVKGPGPGRESAVRALGAVGYKINSITDVTPIPHNGCRPPKKRRV, encoded by the coding sequence ATGGCTAAAGATACTCGCACACGCAAGAAGGTCACTCGTACCGTCTCTGAAGGTGTTGCACACATTCACGCTTCTTTTAATAACACCATTGTGACTATTACCGATCGTCAAGGTAATGCACTGGCTTGGGCCACTTCAGGTGGACAAGGCTTCCGTGGATCACGTAAATCAACTCCGTTTGCTGCTCAGGTAGCTGCTGAAGTTGCTGGTAAAGCTGCTTTAGATTACGGTTTGAAAAACTTGGACGTCCTTGTGAAAGGTCCTGGTCCAGGTCGTGAGTCTGCGGTTCGTGCATTAGGTGCAGTGGGTTATAAAATTAACAGCATTACCGATGTGACTCCAATCCCTCACAACGGTTGCCGTCCACCTAAAAAACGTCGCGTGTAA
- the rpsM gene encoding 30S ribosomal protein S13: protein MARIAGVNIPDNKHAVISLTYIFGIGRHTAKSILAAAGIPTTTKIRELDDAQLDAIRAEIAKVPTEGDLRREISMNIKRLMDLGCYRGLRHRRSLPVRGQRTKTNARTRKGPRKPIKK, encoded by the coding sequence ATGGCTCGTATTGCCGGTGTAAACATTCCGGATAACAAGCATGCTGTTATCTCTCTAACGTACATCTTTGGTATTGGTCGCCACACTGCTAAGTCAATCTTAGCTGCTGCGGGTATCCCAACTACTACTAAGATCCGTGAATTAGATGACGCTCAGCTTGATGCGATTCGTGCAGAAATTGCCAAGGTTCCGACCGAAGGTGATTTACGTCGCGAAATTTCCATGAACATTAAACGTTTAATGGATTTAGGCTGCTACCGCGGTCTTCGTCATCGTCGCAGCTTGCCTGTCCGTGGTCAACGCACCAAAACTAACGCACGTACCCGTAAAGGTCCGCGCAAACCAATTAAGAAATAA
- the rpmJ gene encoding 50S ribosomal protein L36: MKVQASVKKICGSCKVIRRNGVIRVICSAEPRHKQRQG; encoded by the coding sequence ATGAAAGTACAAGCTTCTGTAAAGAAAATTTGTGGTAGCTGTAAAGTTATCCGTCGTAATGGGGTTATCCGCGTAATTTGTAGCGCAGAACCTCGTCATAAGCAGCGTCAAGGTTAA